The genomic stretch CGGAAAGGAATTAAATTTAAAAAGTAGGAAAGGAATATTAGAATGCAAAGCATGCGGTAATATTGAGCATAGAAAAATAGCTAAAGATTATGGAGAATTAAAAATCTTGGAGGAAAAATAAATTGAATGTTACTATAATTAAAGAAAGCAAAAAAGAGCTTAAATTAGAGTTAGATGAAGGACACAGTTTTTGCAATCTTCTTCAAAAAATATTGCTTGAAGATGAAGAAGTTAAAATAGCAGGTTACGATGTGCCTCACCCCTTATTTAAAAAAGCGATATTTTATATTCAAGTTTCCGGGAGAGAAACAGCTAAAGAAGCTTTAAAAAAAGCTTTAGAAAAATTAAAAACTCAAACAGAAGAGTTTATGAAGAAATTTGATGAATCACCATAAAAAGGAATTAAATGAATCTCTGCTTAAAATAATGCTTGATAAAAAGCTTGCAAGATTTGGAGACTCTCTTCTAAATTTCTTATATTCTCTTGCACTTACAAAAAGAAGAGGAGAACCAGCTGGAGAGAAGGTAAGTGATGAAATTCTAGCAGCTGCAGCTAGAAACATTGGAATTAGAAATATTTTACCTTCAAGAATGAATAGAGGTGAAATAGCAAATTCTATTGAAGCATTGCTTGGATACGCTTGGTTAAAGAATAAGGTTACAATTGAAGAATTAATTGTAATTGAAAAAGAAATTAATGAACCTGTTAAAGCTATGGAGAAGTTGACTAAAATTCTTTTAAAAAAATTAATCAAACAAGATGAATGTGAAAAACATCTATGAAGAAAGAAATTAGAATAATTGGGTTTGAAGATGGAGATTTCAACTATAAAAGCGTTATAGGAGTTGTTTTCAGAGGGGGATTATGGCTTGAAGGTTTAATTAAATTTAATGTTGAATCCAATTCAAATATAACTGAGAAGCTTTCTAAAGCTTTAAAAAACTCCCCTCACTTTAAACAATTAAGAGTGATAATGCTAAGTAAAAACGTTTTAGCTGGAGAGAAGATTGATCTTCAAAGACTTTACGAAGCTACAAAGCTTCCAGTTATAGTAGCTTATAAAAAAAGAATTTCAAATAATAAAGATATTTTTTCAGTAAAAGTAAAAGGAAGAAAAATTTACGCTAGTGTAATTGGGTTAAGCAAAGATTCAGCTAAAGAAGTTTTAAGAAACTCCTCTATAAAAACTGGTTTTCCTGAACCTTTAAAAGCAGCTTTTTTAATAGCAAAAGCTTTTAACTCTCTTAAGCATAAACATGAAAAAATTTAAATTAAGCGCAGTGAGCTAAGTTAAATAAAAATGGGAGGATTTTAATGCAATTTTGCCCTAACTGTGGTACAGCTCTTACCCCAACTAAGAAAAATGATAAAATAATATTGAAATGTATGAAATGCAATTATGAAACTGAAAAAATCGAGAAGGCTGTATCACGAATTTCTCAAGAAAAAGAGAAAATAATTGTTGTAAGTAAAGAAGAAGAAAAAATAAGGACTATGCCTAAAGTTAAAGCTGAATGCCCTAAATGCGGAAACAGAGAAGCGTTTTATTGGATAGTTCAAACTAGGGGAGCTGATGAATCTTCAACTCAATTTTTTAGATGCACTAAATGCAGTTACACTTGGCGTGAATTATCATAAATTGATATAAAAAATTTAATATTTTATTAAGGGAAACATTTTAACTAATAATGATGAAAAACATTAAAAAGGAGAGAAAATTATGTTTAAAGCTGTAATTTCAGATGCAAAGCTTTTACGCAACGTTCTAGCAGCTGTTTCAACGCTTGTAGAAGAAACAGATTTTAACATGACTGAGGAAGGAATAAGCCTTAAAGCTTTAGATCCAAGCCATGTAGCTATGGTAAGCTTAAATTGGCCTAAACAATCTTTTGAAGCTTATGAATGCAATAAACCAATTAAAATAAGAATTAATTTAAGTAACATTCAAAAGCTTTTAAAAAAGGCTAAAAGCGATGAAAGCATTGAAGTAAGCTATGATGAAGCCTTAAGAAAATTAAATATGGTTCTTAAAGGAAAAGTAACTAAAAAGTTTATTGTGCCAACTTTAGAAGCAGGTGAAGAGGAGACGCCTTCTCCAAAATTAACCTTTAATGCTAAAGTTAAAATTATTTCAAGCAGCTTAAAGGAAATAATTGATGATGCTCAAGCGATAGCAGATAACGTTACTTTAGAGACAACTCGAGAAAAATTTATTGTTAACGCAGCTTCAGAATTAAGTAATGCAACTTTTGAAGTTGAAAAAG from Candidatus Bathyarchaeota archaeon encodes the following:
- a CDS encoding DNA-directed RNA polymerase subunit L codes for the protein MNVTIIKESKKELKLELDEGHSFCNLLQKILLEDEEVKIAGYDVPHPLFKKAIFYIQVSGRETAKEALKKALEKLKTQTEEFMKKFDESP
- the pcn gene encoding proliferating cell nuclear antigen (pcna) translates to MFKAVISDAKLLRNVLAAVSTLVEETDFNMTEEGISLKALDPSHVAMVSLNWPKQSFEAYECNKPIKIRINLSNIQKLLKKAKSDESIEVSYDEALRKLNMVLKGKVTKKFIVPTLEAGEEETPSPKLTFNAKVKIISSSLKEIIDDAQAIADNVTLETTREKFIVNAASELSNATFEVEKGSEALLELEVKEPSKATFNLNFLAEMVKAGASASEIATLEFSTNMPIKLEFNLIQAALIYYLAPRIETA
- a CDS encoding DUF99 family protein — translated: MKKEIRIIGFEDGDFNYKSVIGVVFRGGLWLEGLIKFNVESNSNITEKLSKALKNSPHFKQLRVIMLSKNVLAGEKIDLQRLYEATKLPVIVAYKKRISNNKDIFSVKVKGRKIYASVIGLSKDSAKEVLRNSSIKTGFPEPLKAAFLIAKAFNSLKHKHEKI
- a CDS encoding transcription factor S gives rise to the protein MQFCPNCGTALTPTKKNDKIILKCMKCNYETEKIEKAVSRISQEKEKIIVVSKEEEKIRTMPKVKAECPKCGNREAFYWIVQTRGADESSTQFFRCTKCSYTWRELS